The following proteins are co-located in the Heterodontus francisci isolate sHetFra1 unplaced genomic scaffold, sHetFra1.hap1 HAP1_SCAFFOLD_261, whole genome shotgun sequence genome:
- the LOC137363905 gene encoding probable G-protein coupled receptor 139 has translation MAMAAADLLVVFTDAILKNTFEMYFPVSFLTISPVCCLNTMLIYVVTSASVWFTVAFTFDRFVAICCQKMKTKYCTTIMAAAIIWVVRAHSCLLNIPWYFAYEAEYIMDNITRGCVLKPIVFISPEWAVFELFNLMLTPCVPFILVLVLNVLTVRRIVAASRVRRKLRRCNNGENHKDPEMENRRNSIILLFSISGSFVLLWATLVAYFISLRTTVTLYSGSTEVEAVAFMLEVLSCCTNTFIYVLTQAKFREELKNAVLFEIIS, from the coding sequence ATGGCCATGGCAGCAGCCGATCTCCTGGTTGTTTTTACTGACGCCATTTTGAAGAACACATTTGAAATGTATTTCCCGGTTTCATTCTTGACCATTAGCCCTGTCTGCTGTCTAAATACGATGCTAATATATGTTGTCACATCAGCCTCTGTCTGGTTCACAGTAGCGTTTACTTTCGATcgctttgtggccatttgttgtcagaagatgaaaacaaaatattgcaccacgaTAATGGCAGCTGCTATTATTTGGGTAGTGCGTGCACACAGCTGTTTACTAAACATTCCCTGGTACTTTGCATATGAAGCTGAATACATAATGGACAATATAACTCGGGGTTGTGTCTTAAAACCGATCGTTTTCATTTCTCCTGAATGGGCCGTATTTGAGTTGTTTAATCTTATGTTAACCCCATGTGTTCCATTCATTCTAGTGTTAGTGCTTAATGTTCTGACAGTCAGGCGTATCGTAGCAGCCAGTAGAGTTCGCAGGAAACTCCGGCGCTGCAACAATGGGGAGAATCAcaaggatccagagatggagaaccgaagAAACTCCATCATTTTGCTCTTCAGTATCTCTGGCAGTTTTGTATTGTTATGGGCAACGCTGGTTGCATATTTTATCTCTCTGCGTACAACGGTCACTTTGTACTCTGGTTCCACTGAAGTCGAGGCCGTTGCATTCATGCTTGAGGTtctcagttgctgcacaaatacgttCATTTATGTCTTGACCCAGGCTAAGTTCAGGGAGGAGCTGAAAAATGCAGTACTTTTTGAAATTATTAGTTAA